Part of the Bryobacteraceae bacterium genome is shown below.
TGGACGCTTCAGTTCCATACCGCTCAGCCGCACTTGGATGCTGTCGATGGCATCGGCGGGGACCTCCCGGTCATCGGGAAACAGACTCATGGTGGTGAAGCGTTGCTCGGCCTCATCAAACACCTGCAGTGTCTTCCGCCACGCAGCCTGCTGCTGGTCATTGATCTCGCCCAGATACAGAACCGTACGCTGGGCCGTCTTGCCGCCGGGCAGACGCCGATTCTCCACCACGCTGAAGTAGCGATGATCCTTGCCGTCCTTGCGTCGTTTCGTGCTGCGCAGAAACATCTCTCACGAGCAGCATGCCAGAACTTCAACGCTTAGAAAAGACAGTAGGTCTTCACCTGGGCTGTTTCGGACTCCTGTCGTTGAACGCAAACGAAATATTCTTGCTCCACGGCCGAAAATGCCCTCTAACTGCGAAAGTCAGGCTAACCTTGGTCTAGGCGGCCGCTCCGCCAAACAGCTCCAGGATCCCCTTCCACTTGCGGCTCAGCAGCTCGGTGATATTGAGCAGCACCGCCAACCCCAGCAGCCCCGGCCACAAACTCATCCGCGAAGGAATCGCCTTGCCGCCGGAATCGAACACCTGTCGCATCGCCGGCTCGAACCGCCCACGCGTGTACGCCGAAACCTGGCGCAGAAGGTCCGTATCGGCGCCGTAGGTTTCAAGTTCCTGCTCCGGCAGATACGCGCCCAGTTCCGGAAACGCGCGCGAATCCTCCAGCGGCCGCACCCGGAACAATCCGCGCCGGCCGCCCACCGGCGCCACGCCGCGATACGTCCCCGGAGCCACCTTCTTCATCGCAATCGGGCGGCGGAAGTTGTCCGGACCAATCGCGAAGATCGCCGGAAGCCGATCCGGTTCGCGCACATGGCGCGAGAGCCGGTAGTCGGCCACCAGTTCGCTCGATCCGCTGTCGAAGCGCAGCGTCGCCTCCACCGGCTGCGTGTGCGGAAGCAGGTCCCGCACCACGTTCGTCCAGAACCGATCGTAGCCGTTCCATGACACCCAGTCGGTGGCCCATCGCGCTTTGGCGTCCGACGCGAAAATCGCGGACCGCCCGAGACCGTACTGCCACCGCGCGAGCAGCGGATCCTTCTCGTCCATCGTCAGCAGGACGTCGGCGGAAGGCTTCGATTGGAATCGCACATACCCTTTCAACGCCGGCGCCGTTTCGATGCCCACTCCATCCAGAATCTCCGCCTGCTTGGCGACCTTCGGCGCAAGCGGCTTCTCGATCGCCGTGGACCCGGTGTGCTCCATCACGTCCCGCAGCAGGATCTGCTCGAGTCCCGAGGGGTCGCTGAGAAAATACGACTTGCCCTTGGCGAAACTCGCGATCTTCTCCAGATACGCGCGGTTCACGTCCTGCCCCAGCCCCACCGTCGAAATCGTCACCTTTTGCGTCGACGCTTCTTTCGCCAGCGCGATACTGTCGCCTTCCTCGGAGATGCCGTCGGTCAGTAACACCACGTGCTTGAATGTCGCCTGCACCGGCACTGTCCGGCGATACGCTTCCGTGAGCGCGGGCGCGATCTGCGTGCCGCCGTCGGGCGTGATGCCGGCGATCAGGCGCTTGATCAGCACACGGTCCTCGGCCTTGCGGATCGGCACCGCCCACTGGAACGAGTTATCGAAGATCAGAACGCCGACCATATCGATCGGCCGCAGGTTCTCCACCACGCCGATCGCCGCCAGGCGCGCCAGTTCCATCTTCTTGCCCTCCATCGACGACGATTTGTCGACGATGAGAACCACGAGCGTCCCCTCCGGCGAACGCGGCGGCGCGAGCTTCGCCGGCAGAGCCCGGTCAAGCGCGTTCTCAGCTTCCTTGTTCTCCACGTAGACGTTCCGTTCGCCGCCGATCACGAGCAGCCCCCCGCCCTGCTGGACGTACGCTTCGAGATCGGCCTTCGTCGCGCCCGGCAGCGCTTCGAGATCCCAATTGTTGAAGACGATCACCTGATACTGATCAAGGCCGGCCGCCGGCATGATCGACGCTTCGTTCACCTCGAACTGCGCGGCTTCGAGCACCCGCGAAAGATTCACGCCCGTGCCCGGCGGATCCTGGGACAGCATCAGCATCCGCGGCTTTCGCAGCGTGATGGCGCGTGCGAAAGCCACTTCCCCTTCGGTGGCCGAACGTACCCTTCCGCTCAACTCCACCGCGCCCACGGCGCCGATGTTCGCCTGCACGCGCAGGGTGTTCTCGCCGGCCTGCAAGTCCACTTTGCTTGACCCCAGCGGCTTTCCTTCCGCCGCCAGATCCACTTCCGCCTGCCCCGGACGCGGCGCGCTCACCACCATCTCAATGGCGAATCGTTCGCCGCTGAAGACTACCGGCGGCAGACTCACCTGCTCCAGCCGTAGCGCCGGACGGGGACGTCCCGCGAGTGCGTAGGTATCCACCGGTACGCCCAACTGCCTCGCCTGCCACGCGGCGCGCAGCACGCTTCCTCGATTCTCGCGGCCGTCGGAAATCAGAACCACCCGCGGCGCCATTCCCGCCGGCGCGGACCCGATGGCGTCCCGGATCGCCGCCTCGAGATCGGTGGCCTTGCCGCTGTCGCCGCTCGTCAATTGCAGCCGGACCTTGCCCGCGAGTTCGGCGGGCGCCAGATCGCGCAGCGCTCCAGCGAACGGAAACACCCGCATCCAGTGCCGGCCGCGCGCGCCTTCCAACTGGCCCACGAGCGTGGAAGCCTTCTCGAGATCCGCGCCGGAAACGCTGGCCGACGTATCGGCGAGCACTGCCACGGCCACCTTCGTTTCCCACACGTCGAGCTGCGGCTCCGCCAGCGCAAGCACAATCGCCACAAGCGAGAGCGCCTTCAAGGCAAGGCCCAGCCGGCGTCCGGTGCGGCGCGCCTCCCAAGCCCACCACGCCAGCGGCAGCGGCACGAACAACAGCATCCACCAGCGATCGAAGCTCACGATGCCCTCCGCAGCAGGCTAGCCGGTTCCGCTGCTGCGCCGCCCTCGGCCTGGCGGCGTCCGCGCGGAGCGTATCGCAGCCACTCATAGAGGATGCCCAAACCGCCGGCCAGCGCCAGCCAATACCAGATGTCCGTGAATGGCGATCCGGATTCGCCTCGCCGCGGCACACCGCGCTTGATGCCCGCCGCCGGCTGCCACAAGTCGTCGGGCACCGCCGGAAGCGTCAGTGAGTGCACCTGCTCCCGGTCCCCCGCCACAACGCGGACGGCGCCGGGACGCGCCGAGAAGAACCGGACGGCGCCATCGGCGACCGTGTGCGGAAGCTCAGTCCCGTCCTCCGCAATCACGCGGATTGTCGTGGCCCTTGCGTCTTCCAGCGGCGCCCGCACCATACCCGTGCTGTTGGCGAAGATCTCGTAACGCCGAAAGCTCTGCGGCGCCAGCCACCGTAGCGCATTGGCGAAAAGCAGCGGAGTGGCCAGTTCAAAGCGGAGCGCGGAACGCATCGGGTGAAATCCGAAGAATACGCTGCGCCGGCCGTCCGCCTCGCGCGCCACCACCAGCGCGCCCGCGTCCGATTGCGCAACCACTGTGTCGCCTTGCGCCGGCGTCAGCACCTCGGCTGAACCAAGCCTCAAATCCTGCGCCCGCAATCCCTCGGCCAACGGGTGCTGCGAGTTCCACGACCGGACCCCGGCTTCGCCAGGCGCGGGCCGCGCTTGCACCGGACCGCCCGTCGCCGGCGGCTCCAGGTACATCGCCGCCACCTTCGGCGATATCTTCGGCGCGCACCGGTCGAGAATCGCGAGGCCTTCTTCAACCGTCCCGTCGCACTGCGCCGGCGTCAGGAACCGCGCCTCCACGTTCGGGTGCGCTTCGAGCAGCGGCCGTAGCGCGCGCGGATCGGCCGAACACACCGTCACCGCCACGGCCGGCGTCGCCGGCAACTCCAGCGTCGCGCGGTCGTCTCCGGCAAAACCGTCGCCACGAGCCCGGATGCGCGCTTCCATTACGCCGGCCACGCGAGTCCGGAATTCGAAAGCCACGTCTTCTTCGGAGTTGGCGCCCAGCGTCAGCCGCCTCGTCGCGACAGGCGAACCGGCGAACGTCACCGAAAGATCCGCCGGCTGCGGACGGCGGGCGTAGTTGCGCGCCGAAACGAGCACGCGCCACAGGCCCGCATCCTGCGTCGAGCGCCGCACGCCGATCTTGCGCAGCCCTACATTGTCCGGATTCGCCCGCACCGGCAGGATGCGGAAGTTGGGCGGTGTCTGGATGCCGGCTTCAGCCGCCGTGAGCCTGCCGGCGCCGGCGAAGACGATCTCCCCGGCGCGCTTCTCGTCGCGCTTCTGGACGCGCACCGCGTAGTCGAGCGCGCCCTGCAGATCCAGCCCTGCGCTCCCGGCCCGGGCGTTGCGGACGGCGTCGCGTGGGTTCTTCCGGTCCGTCTCGAAAGCCGTGACCGGCGTCGCGATCGAGTCGGCGTACATCACCATCACCCGGTCCGCGCGGGCGGTGTTGTTGAGATAAGCCATCGCTGCCGCGCGCGTCTCGTCCATTAGCGTGGCGTTGCCGTTGTTGCCGCGAGCGGCCATCCACGAGGACGTGTCCAGAATCAGCACATGATCGCGGGAACTCGTGTCGCGGCTGCCCAGCCGCAATTGCGAAAGCGCGGCGAGCAGGCACGCGATCGATGCGAGCTGGATCAGCAGCGACGGCCACTGCCGGATGCGCCGCCGGCGCGTCGATTCAACCGGGCGCTTGGCCGGAGTCCAGAACCGGAGCGTTGAAACCACCACCTGCCGCCGGGACCGGTCCAGCAGGTACAGCGCCACCACCACCGCCGACGCGGCTGCGAACAGCGCCAGGAATTCCGCCGCGCTCAGGTTGAAGAAAAACATCAGGCAACGCCTCGCGCGCGGACCACCGGTCCGAAGACGGCGTCCTCAACCGGCATCGACGTTGCGATCGCCGTGTATCGCCCGCCGTGGCCGAGCACGGCGCGCCGCACCTTCTCCGAGTAGTTATCGAAGGCGGCCGTGTACTGAGCCCGCGCCTCGGCGTCGAAGTCCAGTTCGAACCGCTCCCCGGTTTCGGCGTCCGTCAGTTCGAGTTCGCCGTCGTACGGGGGAATGCGGTCCTGATCGGCGTACACCTGGATGGCGAATACTTCGTGCCCGAATTCGGCGAGGTACTGCAGCGGCTTGTCGGGATCGGTTTCGGCCAGGAAGTCCGAGATGATGATCACGAGCCCGCGGTTCACATACTTATTGACGAACTGGCGCGCCACTCGTAAGAAATCCGTCCGGCCGTCGGCGCGCAGAGCGGTGAGGAAGTCGGCCACCGGCCCGAAGCGGTGGCGCCCGCCGGAGCAGGTGATCGCGTCGCCCATGGTCTCAGCGAACGGGTGGACCACGATCGTATCCAGCCGCACCATGCCGACGTAGGCCAGCGCCGCGGTAAGCCGGCGTACATAGTCGAACTTGTCTGGATCGCCCGTGTGCATGCTCGCGCTCGCGTCCACAAGCAGACGCACGGGCACCCGCGGCTCCACCTGGAACATCTTCAGGAACATCTTTTCGAGGCGCATGAACGCCCGCCAGTTCACCGCGCGAAGATCGTCGCCGTGATGAAAATTGCGGTGGTCGAGGAACTCCTGTCCGGACCCGGAGAAGCGCGACGTGTTGTGCCCGCCCACCAGGCCCGGAAACGACTTTTGCCAGCGAATCGCAAGCCGCTCCAGCTTTTCGAGAAACCTGCGGTCGATCAGGACCTCATCGGCCATGGCGGGCGCCTATCGGCTCACCGGCGTCATGCTGCGGATGATTTCGTCGAGGATGGTATCGGCCGTCTGCCCTTCGGCGTGGGCGTCGAAGTTGAGGATCACGCGGTGCCGTAGCACTGCCGGGGCCACTTTGCGGACATCGTCGACGCTCAACTGGAGCCGGCCCTGCATGAGCGCGTGCACCCGCCCGCACTCCACTAGCGCCTGTGCGCCCCGGGGCGAACTGCCGTAGCGGATGAACTTTCCCGTTAGCGAGTGAGCTTCCTTCGTCCCCGGCTGCGTCGCCATCACCAGGTCAATGGCGTGTTCCTGTACGTGCGGCGCCACCAGCACCTGCCGGGCCACGCCTCGAAGGCGAAGAATCTCTTCGCGGTCCGCCTTCTCCTCGAGCGCTGCTTCGTCCTTCTGGATGGTGCGCTCCACGATCTTGCTCAGTTCCGCGCGCGACGGGTACTCAACGAGAATCTTCATCAGAAAACGATCCAGTTGCGCTTCGGGCAGCGGATACGTGCCCTCCATCTCAATCGGATTCTGGGTGGCCATCACCAGGAACGGAGCTTCCAGTTCGTGGGTCACCGTGCCGCTGGTGACGGTCCGTTCCTGCATCGCTTCAAGCAGCGCCGATTGCGTCTTCGGCGTGGCGCGATTGATCTCATCGGCCAGCACGAGGTGCGCGAAGATCGGACCGTGCTGGAATTGCAGGCTCTTGCCGCCGCGGTCATCGGTTTCCATCACCATGCTGCCGACAATATCGGCGGGCATCAAGTCTGGAGTGAACTGGATGCGGGAGTACTTGAGGTGGAGAACCCGGGAAAGCGTGCGCAGGAGCGTGGTCTTGCCCAGCCCTGGAACGCCTTCAAGGAGCACGTGGCCGCCGGCGAGCATGCAGATGAGAACGCCATCCACCACATCCTGCTGGCCGACGATGACCTTGGCGATTTCAGAGCGTATGTCGGTGAGCCGCTCGATGGCGGCTTGGAGTTGGGAGTCGGCGGGCACAAGACCATTCTATGCCCGTCGTTGAAGCGCCGTGCCGGCGGCGCCGCACCTCAGCCGATCAGAACGTCGAGGTCGCGATGGACCACTTGCACGGCTGCTTGCAGCGATTCGAGCGCCGGGCGCGCCGACGAGGTATCGGCATGGCGCCCCATCATTTCAAGCCGCAGCGCAATCGAAGCGGCTCGCTCGGCGCCGATCGTTGCCAGCGACCCTTTCAGCGTGTGCGCGGAGTGCGTGAGCCCCGCCGCGTCGCCGGCCGCTACGGCTTTCGCGATTTCTTCCATCAGCGACGGGTACTCGGCCAGATAGACGCCAGCGATATCGACGAGCAGTTCTTCGTCGCCGCCTACCCGTTCGACAGCCGCTGCAAGGTTCAGGCTCGAAAGCTGCGCCACGATCTCACTGTTGATTGGCATTCACTTGGTATATCGGCCATTTTCGCCGAGTTGTTAGTCTCTCCTATGCTATACCAGGGATTCCACCTAGCCATGCCTCTACCCGCGCCCGAGCGCCACACCTTTCGCGTTTCGCTGGACTGCCGATACCTCCTCCAGATACCGAACCCCCTGCCCGCGCGCCCCGTCCTTGCCCTGGCCCTCCACGGCTACGGCATGAACGCGGCTTCGATGCTGTCGCTCGCCGCGCGAATGATGCCGTCTTCCGTCGTCCTGGCCTCCCTCGAAGCGCCCAACCAGTTCTTCCTCCAGTTACAAAACCCGGGTGAATCGCCTACCGGCTACAACTGGGGAACCAGGGAACATTGGCAGTCCGCCGTGGCGCAGCACCACGAAATGGTCCTCACCGTACTCGGCGATTGCCGCGCCCGATTCGCCGTTCCCGCTTCGCGATGCCTGCTCATCGGCTTCTCCCAGCCCGTCGGCTTGAACTACCGTTTCGCGGCGACGAATCCGGATGCCATCGGCGGCGTCATCGGCGTCTGCGGCGGCGTCCCCCGGGACTGGGAAGAGCCCGGCCGCTATCGCCCCGTGACCGCGCCGCTGCTTCACATCGCGCGCGACCACGACGAGTACTATCCCGTCGACGTGGCAGCGAAGTTCGCTGACCGGCTTCGCACGCGCGCTCGCGACGTGGAGTTCCACATGCTCGAAGGCGCGCACAGGTTTCCGTCCCAGGCGGGCCGCGTGGTGCTGCCCTGGATGGAACGTATTTTCGGCGCATCTCCGTCTCGTTGAGCCGATTCGCCTCCCTACCACGCGTAGTAAGGACGGAGGCAGCGTGAACACAATCGAAACCGGGAACATCAAGGCGGTTCTGGACCGCAACGCCAAAGCTCTGGAGATGCGGCCATCGATCGGCCGTATGACCGCGTCCACTCGCGTGGCGCTCACCGACGGTCTGGCGTGCGAGGTGGAAGAAGGCGCCTGGAAACTCCGGGTCGACATGTCGCCGAAATCGGGCGGCGAAGGCACGGCCCCGAATCCGGGCATCTACGGCCGCGCGTCGCTCGGGAGCTGCCTCGCCATCGGATACGCGATGCTCGCGGCCCGCCGCGAGATTCCAATCGACGCGCTCGAGGTCTCCGTCGAGACCGACATGGACGCCGCCTACGAATATGGAATGAAGGGCCGGAACCGCGGCTACGAGCAGGTTCGCTGTTCCGTCCGCATCGAAAGCAGCGCGCCCGAAGCCGATGTCCGCCGCATGATCGACGACGCCAATGAGGCCAGTTCGTTCCTCAACGTCTGGCAGCAGGCGCAGGATCTCCGCCTCGACGTTCGTGTGAACGGGATCGGGCGATGAAGGACGCGCGGCTGCAGTTGCGCATTCAGCGCTACGGGTGGGACCGGGCCTGCGGCGGCTACGAGGCCGGCTGGGCCTGCCAGATCGAACCGGCGCAGCGGCTGATGCTGGCTCTGGCGGCCATTCGCGCCGGCGAGAACGTGCTCGATGTCGCCTGCGGAACCGGACTCGTGACCTTCGCCGCCGCCGAGGCCGCCGGTTCCGAAGGCTCCGTCACCGGCGCCGACATCAGCCAGCGGATGGTCGATCACGCCGCCGCCGAAGCGTCCAGGCGCGGTGTCTCGAACGTCCGGTTCGTCCGCGCCGACGCCGAGGGCATGGACTTCCCGCCGCGCGCTTTCCACGCGGTCCTTTGTTCGCTCGGGCTGATGTACGTGCCCGATCCCGTGGCGGCGATGGCGCGGATGCGGGCGTTCGTCCGTCCCGGCGGAAGAATGGCGGCGGCGGTATGGGGCGAGCGGTCGCGTTGCGGCTGGGCCGGCATCTTCCCGGTGGTGGAGGCGCGCGTCGAAAGCGACGTGTGTCCGCTGTTCTTTCAGTTGGGGACGGGTGATGCGCTACGGGCGGCGTTCGAACAGGCCGGTTTCCACGGCGTGGAACTGCGGCGTGTCCGCACGGAGCTGCACTATCGCGGCGCGGACGAAGCCGCCGATGCAGCGTTCATCGGCGGCCCCGTGGCGATGGCGTATTCGCGTTTCGATGAGCAGATGCGGGCTGAGGCGCGCGCCGCCTATCTCGACACGATTGCGGACTTCCGGCAAGGGGAAGGCTACGCGATGCCCGGCGAGTTCGTGGTCGCGTCCGCTAGCGTTTGACGGTCCGCGTGGACTTCGCTTCGCGCGTCTTCGTGGAGTTCTCTCCCGCGTGGGTCACACGGCGCGTGTAGCTTCCGGACTTGCCGCCGCTGGTTTCGTACGTCCCTTCGTTCACGCGGCCGGTTTCGGTCCTGGTGATCGTTCCCTGGCTATGGACGCTTCGGCCTTTGAAACCGGTGGCGTCTCCTTCGTAGGATGCCGCGCCGTCGCCGTTGGCCGTGGTGCGGGTTCCGCGCGTGGCCGTTTCTCCTTTGGAGTTGGTGGCGGTGGCGGAGGTAGTCCGCTCGCCGTTGCCACGGGTTGTGGTCTTGTTCCACGCACCGGACGAGGTTCGGGTCTTGGGTTCGCGCGCGGCCGCCGTGACTGCCAGCGCAGCGGTGAGAAGGGCGAGAGTTGTGAGCTTCATGACCGTAAGAACACCGGCGCGAGCAGGGGAAGTCGCGGGGCTTTACCCGTGCTTAACAAATCCGGCGCTGATACGGGGATGAAAGTACCCCAGACGCTGGCCCGCAGCTCAGTTGGATGGAGCCGCCGTGCTCCTTGGCATGTTGACCGCCTGCAACGTTCGGAACGGCCAAACCACCACCACGCCACTGGACCTTCTGCACCACGCGCCTGCCGCAACAATAGCGCTACTCGAACGCTGGGACCGCGACGCCCTCGGCCGAAGCCGCCACCGTCCGCCGCTTCGCCGCATACTTGGCGACATCCTTCTCGATTTCTGCCGCCTTCCCCACCAGGCAGAACTGCAGCCGCTCGGGCCGGAAGTATTTCTTGATCGCCGCGTTCGCCCGCTCGAGAGTCACCGCGTCGATCCGCGAAAACAGGTCGTCCACCTCGCCCCTGCCAAGCCCGAACAATTCCAGTTCCCCGATCAGGTTCGACACCTGTTCCGTCGTCTCGAGCGCCGCCGGCGGAAACGTCCCTTTCACATACGCCTTCGCCGACCGTAGCTGCTCGGCGTCGATCCCTCGCTCGAAAAACCGCCGCATCACGTCCACTGCCAAATCCACCGCCGCTGCCGTGGTCTCCGTTTTCGTGAACGTGGAAATCACGATCGCGCCGGGAAGCCGGTCCATCTGCACGCGCGAGTTCGCGCCGTAGGTAAGCCCGCTGTTCACCCGCAGCTCATCGTTCAGCATCGAAGTGAACCGTCCGCCGAAGAGCGTGTTCAAGAGGCTTAGCACCGTCCGGTCCGGGTCCGTGCGGTCAATGCCTGGGAACTCGATCGTGAAATAGGTCTGCGTCGCATCCGGCTTGTCCACGAGCAGCAGCCGCGCCTCGCCATGATTCACGACGCGCCGGGCGCTGCCTGTGAACCGCTCCCCGGAGGGCAACCCGCCGAACGTGCTCTCGATCTGCTTCAACAGCGCCGCCGGCTCGAAGTCGCCCGCCGCCACCAGGTGTATGTTTCGCCCCACGTACAAGCGCTTGTGCAGCCCAACGATCGCCTCCCGCGTGAGCGCTTTCAGTGAAGTCTCGTCGCCCATCTCCGGGCGCCCGTAGGGATGCGCCGCGCCGAAATAAAATGGCCGCGCGTAGAGCCGAAGCAATTGCCGCGGATCGTCCTTGGCCGCCTGCGCCAACCCGATCTGCTGCGTGAGCGCCTTCTTCACCTCCGCCTCGTCGAACGCAGGACGCGCCAGCGCCGCCGCCAGCAGACTGATGGCTCGCCCGGAGTCCTTGGCGAGAAAATCGAGCACCACCTGCGTCGACTGCGCGTCCACCTTCACCTTGAACTCCGCGCCCAGGAAATCGAGCGCCTCGGCGAACTCCGTGGCTCCCATCGCGCCCTCGCCCGTCGTCCCGCGGCGCAGCAACTCCGCAGTCATGTGGTTGAGGCCGGCCATCCCCGCCGGATCCGCCTCCACGCCGCCGCGCACCACCGCCCGCAGCGTCAGCATCGGCAACTCGCGCCGCGGCGCCAGCGTCACCGTCAGTCCATTCGGTAGCACCTTCTTCGTATGCGCCGGCAGCCTCACCTGCGCCGTCATCGAAGCGCACACCAGCGCCAGCCCGATCGCGGACTTCATCGCGACGCCTCCTGCCCCGGCGCTTCGGGCGCGATCAACAACCCCACCGTCCGGTTCTCACGCGTCAGATACTTCGCCGCCACGCGCTTCACGTCCTCCGGCGTCACTCGCGCCAGGTCCGCGGCGTACGTCTCGAGCTTTTTGTACGATCCCAGATAGATCTCCGCCCGCCCGATCAGGTTCGCTTTCCCGGCAATCGTCCTCACGCCGCGGTAGAACTCGCTCAGCACTTGGTTTCGCACCTTTTCGATCTCCGTCGCGCTCACCGGTTCGGTCGCCAGCCGCGCCACCTCCCGGTCGATCGCCGCCTCGGCTTCGCCCGGTTCCACCCCCGGACGCAACTGCGCGAAGACGGTGAAGATCGTCGGATCGACGTTGTCTTCCGCCTGCGCTTCCGCCTGGATCGCGATCGGCTTGGCGTCGATCAGCGCCTGGTACAGCCGCGAACTGCGCCCCCGCGTCAGCAACCGCGCCAGTATCTCCACTGCCCGCGAATCCGCGTGCGCCGTCTCCGGCGCATGCCACGCGATTGCAAGCATCGGCGCCTCCGTCTCCTTGCGAACCACCACTCGCCGCTCACCGCGCTGCTCCGGCTCCTTCGTGCGGACCGTCGGCGGCGGCTCCTGCCGCGGGATCGGCTCCATGTACTTCCGCGCCAGCCGCAACACCTCGGCCTCCTTCACCGCTCCCGTCACCACCATCACGCAGTTGTTCGGCGCGTAGCCCATCCGGTAGTGCGCCCGCAGATCGGCGAGCGTCCAGCTCTCGATGTCGGAAGCCCAGCCGATGATCGGCCAATGATAGGGATGCGCCAGGAACGCCTGCGCCCAGAGATTCTCGAACAGCAGCCCGGCGTTGTCGTTGTCGATCGCCGTCCGCCGCTCCGAATAGACCACGCCGCGCTCGCTCTCCACCATCTTCGGGTCGATCGCGAGGCCGCCGATCCGGTCCGCTTCCATGTCGAACATCGTCTCGAGCGCCGCCGCCGGAAACCAGTCCGTGTACACCGTGATGTCGTGCGACGTGTAGGCGTTGTTGTTGCCCCCATTGCGCTCCATCACGATGTCGAACTGCTTCGGGCCGTATTTCTTCGCCCCGTTGAACATCATGTGTTCGAAGAAGTGCGACATGCCGGTTGCTCCGCTCCGCTCGTTCCTCGATC
Proteins encoded:
- a CDS encoding pitrilysin family protein; amino-acid sequence: MRHRLLAAGLSGAFLLCGQTIPVTEHMLGNGMKILIHEDHDIPNVALYFFFRVGSRNERSGATGMSHFFEHMMFNGAKKYGPKQFDIVMERNGGNNNAYTSHDITVYTDWFPAAALETMFDMEADRIGGLAIDPKMVESERGVVYSERRTAIDNDNAGLLFENLWAQAFLAHPYHWPIIGWASDIESWTLADLRAHYRMGYAPNNCVMVVTGAVKEAEVLRLARKYMEPIPRQEPPPTVRTKEPEQRGERRVVVRKETEAPMLAIAWHAPETAHADSRAVEILARLLTRGRSSRLYQALIDAKPIAIQAEAQAEDNVDPTIFTVFAQLRPGVEPGEAEAAIDREVARLATEPVSATEIEKVRNQVLSEFYRGVRTIAGKANLIGRAEIYLGSYKKLETYAADLARVTPEDVKRVAAKYLTRENRTVGLLIAPEAPGQEASR